A section of the Salmo trutta chromosome 4, fSalTru1.1, whole genome shotgun sequence genome encodes:
- the LOC115191887 gene encoding E3 ubiquitin-protein ligase TRIM47-like isoform X2 — MASSSILLSEEQFLCSICLDVFTEPVTTSCGHNFCIACITKYWNSKDLCHCPLCKEKFSKRPKLRVNTMLREVVGNFKSLRDRGKDESPAKLGKVPCDVCTGTKRKALKSCLVCLASYCETHLDPHQIAPAFKRHKLVDPVENLEDRICKKHDRLLELFCRTDQTCVCQFCTEGDHKTHDTVPIEEECGERKAQLGKTEAEVQLIIQERLKKVKEINLSVDLSKRDAEREIADSLQVFTALVRSIEKSQAELIEVIEEKQKAVERQAEGLIKDLEQEITELKRRSTDLKQLSQTEDHLQLLQSFPSIVCNPQPTKNWSDISVHSDLCVGTVRRAVSQLEETLNKEMEKLPEVKLKRIQQYAVDVTLDHDTANLYLILSEDGKQGHIFTSLMFPVTPPSTSIHTGRPSS, encoded by the exons ATGGCTTCCTCCAGCATTCTCCTGTCTGAAGAGCAGTTCCTGTGCTCTATCTGTCTGGATGTGTTCACTGAGCCAGTCACCACTTCATGTGGACACAACTTCTGCATTGCCTGTATCACAAAGTACTGGAATAGCAAGGACCTGTGTCACTGTCCGCTGTGTAAGGAGAAATTCTCCAAACGACCTAAACTTCGTGTCAACACAATGTTAAGAGAAGTTGTAGGGAATTTTAAAAGCTTGAGAGACAGAGGTAAAGATGAGTCCCCTGCCAAACTTGGAAAAGTGCCCTGTGACGTCTGCACTGGGACGAAGCGCAAGGCCCTGAAGTCCTGCCTGGTGTGTCTGGCTTCctactgtgagactcacctggaTCCTCATCAGATAGCCCCAGCCTTCAAGAGGCACAAACTGGTCGACCCTGTGGAGAATCTTGAAGACAGGATCTGCAAGAAGCATGACAGACTCCTGGAGCTGTTCTGTAGGACTGACCAGACATGTGTGTGTCAGTTCTGCACTGAGGGAGACCACAAGACTCATGACACTGTCCCTATAGAGGAAGAGTGTGGAGAGAGGAAGGCTCAGCTGGGGAAAACTGAGGCGGAAGTGCAGCTGATTATCCAAGAGCGACTGAAGAAGGTTAAAGAGATCAATCTCTCAGTAGATCTCAgcaagagagatgcagagagagagatagcagacaGCCTACAGGTCTTCACTGCTTTGGTTCGCTCCATTGAGAAAAGCCAGGCGGAACTGATTGAGGTGATTGAGGAGAAGCAGAAAGCAGTAGAGAGGCAGGCTGAAGGGCTCATTAAAGATCTGGAGCAGGAAATCACTGAGCTAAAGAGGAGAAGCACTGATCTGAAGCAGCTCTCACAGACTGAGGACCACCTCCAACTTCTCCAGAGCTTCCCATCCATAGTGTGCAACCCTCAACCCACCAAGAACTGGTCTGATATCAGTGTTCACAGTGATCTGTGTGTGGGGACTGTGAGGAGAGCTGTGTCTCAGCTGGAGGAGACACtgaataaagagatggagaagctGCCTGAAGTCAAACTGAAGAGGATTCAGCAGTATGCAGTGGATGTGACTCTGGACCATGATACAGCAAATCTCTATCTCATCCTGTCTGAGGATGGGAAACAA GGCCATATTTTCACGTCATTGATGTTCCCTGTCACCCCTCCTTCAACATCAATCCACACTGGCAGGCCATCTTCTTAG
- the LOC115191886 gene encoding E3 ubiquitin-protein ligase TRIM39-like has translation MASSSILLSEEQFLCSICLDVFTEPVTTSCGHSFCITCLTKYWDSNDLYQCPLCKEKFYRQPELRVNTTLRQVVENFKRMRDRGKDESPPKPGKVACDVCTGKKLSAMKSCLVCLTSYCETHLEHHQIAPALKRHKLIDPVENLEDRICKKHDRLLELFCRTDQTCVCQTCVCQADHKTHDTVPIEEECGERKAQLGETEAEVQLIIQERLKKVEEIRLSVDLSKRDVEREIADSVQVFTALVRSIEKSQAELIEVIEENQKAVERQAEGFIKELEQEITELKRRSTDLKQLSQTEDHLQLLQDFPSIVYTPPPTKDWSEISVHSDLCVGTVRRAVSQMEEALSKEMEKLPEVKLQRIQQYAVDVTLDPDTANLYLILSEDGKQVRRGNTPQNLPDNPKRFNQHWIVLGKDGFSSGRFYYEVMVKGKTIWSLGLARESTDRKGIITLSPGDGLWTMVLSDGNVYQGCTSPPVLLSLREKPQKVGVFVDYEEGLVSFYDVEAKSHIYSFTGCTFTEKLFPYFNNPGDDDGKNSAPLIISPVNHTH, from the coding sequence atgGCTTCATCCAGCATTCTACTTTCTGAAGAGCAGTTCCTGTGCTCCATCTGTCTGGATGTGTTCACTGAGCCAGTCACCACTTCATGTGGACACAGCTTCTGCATCACATGTCTCACTAAGTACTGGGATAGCAATGACCTGTACCAATGTCCTCTGTGTAAGGAGAAGTTCTACAGACAACCTGAGCTTCGTGTCAACACAACGTTAAGACAGGTTGTAGAGAATTTTAAACGGATGAGAGACAGAGGTAAAGATGAGTCCCCTCCCAAACCCGGAAAAGTAGCTTGTGATGTCTGCACTGGGAAGAAGCTCAGTGCCATGAAGTCCTGCCTGGTGTGTCTaacctcttactgtgagactcacctggaGCATCATCAGATAGCCCCAGCCTTAAAGAGACACAAACTGATCGACCCTGTGGAGAACCTGGAAGACAGGATCTGTAAAAAGCATGACAGACTCCTGGAGCTGTTCTGTAGGACTGACCAGACATGTGTGTGTCAAACATGTGTGTGTCAGGCAGACCACAAGACTCATGACACTGTCCCTATAGAGGAAGAGTGTGGAGAGAGGAAGGCTCAGCTGGGGGAAACTGAGGCAGAAGTGCAGCTGATTATCCAGGAGAGACTGAAGAAGGTTGAAGAGATCAGACTCTCAGTAGATCTCAgcaagagagatgtagagagggagatAGCAGACAGCGTGCAGGTCTTCACTGCTCTGGTTCGTTCCATTGAGAAAAGCCAGGCTGAGCTCATTGAGGTCATTGAGGAGAATCAGAAAGCAGTAGAGAGGCAGGCTGAAGGGTTCATTAAAGAGCTGGAGCAGGAAATCACTGAGCTAAAGAGGAGAAGCACTGATCTGAAGCAGCTCTCACAGACTGAGGACCACCTCCAACTTCTCCAGGACTTCCCGTCCATAGTGTACACCCCTCCACCCACCAAGGACTGGTCTGAGATCAGTGTTCACAGTGATCTGTGTGTGGGGACTGTGAGGAGAGCTGTGTCCCAGATGGAAGAAGCACTGAGTAAAGAGATGGAAAAGCTGCCTGAAGTCAAACTGCAGAGGATTCAGCAGTATGCGGTGGATGTGACTCTGGACCCTGATACAGCAAATCTCTATCTCATCCTGTCTGAAGATGGGAAACAAGTAAGACGTGGAAACACACCACAGAATCTTCCTGACAATCCAAAAAGGTTTAACCAGCATTGGATTGTCCTTGGAAAGGATGGCTTCTCCTCAGGAAGATTTTACTATGAGGTGATGGTTAAGGGGAAGACTATTTGGAGTTTAGGACTGGCCAGAGAGTCTACTGACAGGAAGGGGATTATCACATTGAGCCCTGGGGATGGACTCTGGACTATGGTACTAAGTGATGGGAATGTGTACCAAGGCTGCACCTccccccctgtcctcctctccctgagAGAGAAGCCCCAGAAGGTGGGGGTGTTTGTGGACTATGAGGAGGGTCTGGTCTCCTTTTATGATGTGGAGGCCAAGTCTCATATCTACTCTTTCACTGGCTGCACCTTTACAGAGAAACTCTTTCCATACTTCAACAAccctggtgatgatgatggtaaaaACTCAGcccctctcatcatctctcctgtCAATCACACACACTGA
- the LOC115191887 gene encoding E3 ubiquitin-protein ligase TRIM39-like isoform X1, translated as MASSSILLSEEQFLCSICLDVFTEPVTTSCGHNFCIACITKYWNSKDLCHCPLCKEKFSKRPKLRVNTMLREVVGNFKSLRDRGKDESPAKLGKVPCDVCTGTKRKALKSCLVCLASYCETHLDPHQIAPAFKRHKLVDPVENLEDRICKKHDRLLELFCRTDQTCVCQFCTEGDHKTHDTVPIEEECGERKAQLGKTEAEVQLIIQERLKKVKEINLSVDLSKRDAEREIADSLQVFTALVRSIEKSQAELIEVIEEKQKAVERQAEGLIKDLEQEITELKRRSTDLKQLSQTEDHLQLLQSFPSIVCNPQPTKNWSDISVHSDLCVGTVRRAVSQLEETLNKEMEKLPEVKLKRIQQYAVDVTLDHDTANLYLILSEDGKQVRLQNTPQNLPDNPKRFNRYLIVLGKDGFSSGRFYYEVTVKGKTDWDLGVARESTDRKGIISPSSEDGVWTVVLRDWNQYTACASPQVSLSLIEKPQKVGVFVDYEVGQVSFYDVEAKSHIYSFTGCTFTEKLYPYFSPCENDDGKNSAPLIISPVNHTH; from the coding sequence ATGGCTTCCTCCAGCATTCTCCTGTCTGAAGAGCAGTTCCTGTGCTCTATCTGTCTGGATGTGTTCACTGAGCCAGTCACCACTTCATGTGGACACAACTTCTGCATTGCCTGTATCACAAAGTACTGGAATAGCAAGGACCTGTGTCACTGTCCGCTGTGTAAGGAGAAATTCTCCAAACGACCTAAACTTCGTGTCAACACAATGTTAAGAGAAGTTGTAGGGAATTTTAAAAGCTTGAGAGACAGAGGTAAAGATGAGTCCCCTGCCAAACTTGGAAAAGTGCCCTGTGACGTCTGCACTGGGACGAAGCGCAAGGCCCTGAAGTCCTGCCTGGTGTGTCTGGCTTCctactgtgagactcacctggaTCCTCATCAGATAGCCCCAGCCTTCAAGAGGCACAAACTGGTCGACCCTGTGGAGAATCTTGAAGACAGGATCTGCAAGAAGCATGACAGACTCCTGGAGCTGTTCTGTAGGACTGACCAGACATGTGTGTGTCAGTTCTGCACTGAGGGAGACCACAAGACTCATGACACTGTCCCTATAGAGGAAGAGTGTGGAGAGAGGAAGGCTCAGCTGGGGAAAACTGAGGCGGAAGTGCAGCTGATTATCCAAGAGCGACTGAAGAAGGTTAAAGAGATCAATCTCTCAGTAGATCTCAgcaagagagatgcagagagagagatagcagacaGCCTACAGGTCTTCACTGCTTTGGTTCGCTCCATTGAGAAAAGCCAGGCGGAACTGATTGAGGTGATTGAGGAGAAGCAGAAAGCAGTAGAGAGGCAGGCTGAAGGGCTCATTAAAGATCTGGAGCAGGAAATCACTGAGCTAAAGAGGAGAAGCACTGATCTGAAGCAGCTCTCACAGACTGAGGACCACCTCCAACTTCTCCAGAGCTTCCCATCCATAGTGTGCAACCCTCAACCCACCAAGAACTGGTCTGATATCAGTGTTCACAGTGATCTGTGTGTGGGGACTGTGAGGAGAGCTGTGTCTCAGCTGGAGGAGACACtgaataaagagatggagaagctGCCTGAAGTCAAACTGAAGAGGATTCAGCAGTATGCAGTGGATGTGACTCTGGACCATGATACAGCAAATCTCTATCTCATCCTGTCTGAGGATGGGAAACAAGTAAGACTTCAAAATACACCACAGAATCTTCCTGACAATCCAAAAAGGTTTAATCGGTATTTAATTGTCCTTGGAAAGGATGGCTTCTCCTCAGGAAGATTTTATTATGAGGTGACAGTTAAGGGGAAGACTGACTGGGATTTAGGAGTGGCCAGAGAGTCCACTGACAGGAAGGGGATTATATCACCTAGTTCTGAGGATGGAGTCTGGACTGTGGTCCTGAGGGATTGGAATCAGTACACAGCCTGTGCCTCCCCCCAAGTGTCTCTCTCCCTGATAGAGAAACCCCAGAAGGTGGGCGTGTTTGTGGACTATGAGGTGGGTCAGGTCTCCTTTTATGATGTGGAGGCCAAGTCTCATATCTACTCTTTCACTGGCTGCACCTTCACTGAGAAGCTCTACCCATACTTCAGCCCCTGTGAAAATGATGATGGTAAAAACTCAGCTCCTCTCATCATATCTCCTGTCAATCACACACACTGA